The following are encoded together in the Primulina tabacum isolate GXHZ01 chromosome 18, ASM2559414v2, whole genome shotgun sequence genome:
- the LOC142532362 gene encoding LOW QUALITY PROTEIN: uncharacterized protein LOC142532362 (The sequence of the model RefSeq protein was modified relative to this genomic sequence to represent the inferred CDS: deleted 1 base in 1 codon) — translation MIEAAKMEERTGDDSASLISQQTGEAQVSDDDEIDYSSKPEFYGPELDEQDEIWARKQRRGHTSDAVLSCPACFTTLCLDSQRHEKIVTRYRAIFVVNCKIIEEAAQPGSKRKRDRRGSETEAAAETFKNVCCSVCFTKVGVIDENEIYHFFNVLPSEA, via the exons ATGATTGAAGCTGCAAAAATGGAAGAACGAACTGGAGATGATTCCGCGTCTCTAATCTCCCAGCAAACAGGTGAAGCTCAAG TTTCCGACGATGATGAGATAGACTACTCCTCGAAGCCTGAATTTTACGGCCCAGAACTTGACGAGCAA GATGAGATTTGGGCTCGGAAACAAAGAAGAGGTCATACTTCTGATGCTGTTCTCAGTTGCCCAGCTTGCTTTACTACCTTGTGTTTAGATTCTCAAAG GCACGAAAAAATCGTCACCCGGTACCGAGCAATATTTGTAGTAAATTGCAAGATCATAGAAGAAGCAGCGCAACCAGGAAGCAAGCGTAAAAGGGACAGAAGAGGATCTGAGACGGAAGCAGCTGCTGAAACGTTTAAAAATGTGTGTTGCTCAGTTTGTTTCACAAAAGTGGGAGTGATtgatgaaaatgaaatttatcatttctTC